In Paractinoplanes brasiliensis, the following proteins share a genomic window:
- a CDS encoding Fpg/Nei family DNA glycosylase: protein MPELPEVEALAAYLRERAVGHTVQRFEVSSFSALKTYDPPASAVAGLAVTSAGRHGKFLDVGLGDDLHLVVHLARAGWLHYREAFKSPAPLKPGSGPIAIRVRLDDGSGFDLTEAGTQKSLAAYLVRDPAAVPGVSRLGPDALAVSRDEFAERIKGRNGQVKGVLVDQEVLAGIGNAYSDEILHVAKMSPFALTGKLTDEQIDTLFAAMREVETDAVARSVGMKAAELKGEKRAGLRVHARTGLPCPVCGDTVREVSFADKSLQYCATCQTGGKPLADRRLSKLIR, encoded by the coding sequence GTGCCCGAACTTCCTGAGGTCGAGGCGCTCGCGGCCTACTTGCGCGAGCGCGCGGTCGGCCACACCGTGCAGCGCTTCGAGGTGTCCTCGTTCAGCGCGCTGAAGACGTACGACCCACCGGCCTCCGCCGTCGCCGGGCTGGCCGTCACCTCGGCCGGCCGCCACGGCAAGTTCCTCGACGTGGGACTGGGCGACGACCTGCACCTCGTCGTCCACCTGGCCCGGGCCGGGTGGCTGCACTATCGCGAGGCCTTCAAGTCACCCGCGCCGCTCAAGCCGGGCAGCGGGCCGATCGCCATCCGGGTGCGGCTCGACGACGGTTCCGGGTTCGACCTGACCGAGGCCGGCACCCAGAAGTCGCTGGCGGCTTACCTCGTACGGGATCCCGCCGCCGTTCCGGGAGTGTCGCGGCTCGGCCCGGACGCGCTGGCCGTCTCGCGCGACGAGTTCGCCGAGCGCATCAAGGGCCGCAACGGGCAGGTCAAGGGCGTGCTCGTCGACCAGGAAGTGCTGGCCGGCATCGGCAACGCGTACTCCGACGAGATCCTGCACGTGGCGAAGATGTCGCCGTTCGCGCTCACCGGGAAACTCACCGACGAGCAGATCGACACCCTGTTCGCGGCGATGCGCGAGGTCGAAACCGACGCCGTGGCCCGGTCGGTGGGCATGAAGGCGGCCGAACTCAAGGGCGAAAAGCGGGCCGGGCTGCGCGTTCACGCTCGTACGGGATTGCCCTGCCCGGTTTGTGGCGACACGGTGCGCGAGGTCTCGTTCGCCGACAAGAGCCTGCAGTACTGCGCGACGTGCCAGACCGGTGGCAAGCCGCTGGCCGATCGACGGCTGTCCAAGTTGATCCGATAG
- a CDS encoding glycosyltransferase family 4 protein — protein sequence MKVVVAHNRYREAMPSGENVIVDTEIAQLREAGVEVLPFQRSSDSIGDLPLAEKALLPLSPIYGRAAQRDLAELLTAERPDVLHLHNPYPLLSPWVVRTAHAYGVPVVQTVHNYRQVCSSGLYFRDGHNCQDCRGKLVGWPAVKHKCYRGSAAQSALMATTLAVHRPTWRSVDRFVALTDRIAAHLRDYGIPDDRIVVKPNGLPDPGEPTPSGDGFLYGARLSPEKGLGLLVEAWRRHPEGSLGTLRIAGDGELRPLAEQVAAERTDVEYLGILDREGMRKVRDASAVVIATPTWNDVLPTVILEAMAAGRPVLGTAVGGIPYLVGEDAGWVVAPEADALAPALVRARAEAAAVAPAARARYQRLFHPEVLTPKLIGIYQGLLRG from the coding sequence GTGAAGGTCGTCGTTGCGCACAACCGGTATCGGGAAGCGATGCCGTCCGGCGAGAACGTCATCGTCGACACCGAGATCGCCCAGCTCCGCGAGGCCGGCGTCGAGGTGCTGCCGTTCCAGCGCAGCTCCGACTCGATCGGTGACCTGCCCCTGGCCGAGAAGGCGTTGCTGCCGCTCTCCCCGATCTACGGCCGTGCGGCCCAGCGCGACCTGGCCGAGCTGCTGACGGCCGAGCGTCCGGACGTGCTGCACCTGCACAACCCGTATCCGCTGCTCTCGCCCTGGGTGGTGCGCACGGCTCATGCGTACGGGGTGCCGGTGGTGCAGACCGTGCACAACTACCGTCAGGTCTGCTCGTCGGGTCTCTACTTCCGCGACGGGCACAACTGCCAGGACTGCCGGGGCAAGCTCGTGGGCTGGCCGGCGGTCAAGCACAAGTGTTACCGCGGCTCGGCGGCGCAGAGCGCGCTGATGGCGACCACGCTGGCCGTGCACCGCCCGACCTGGCGCTCGGTCGACCGGTTCGTCGCACTGACCGACCGGATCGCCGCCCACCTGCGCGACTACGGCATTCCCGACGACCGCATCGTGGTGAAGCCGAACGGGCTGCCCGACCCGGGTGAACCCACCCCGTCGGGGGACGGCTTCCTCTACGGCGCCCGGCTCTCGCCCGAGAAGGGGCTGGGCCTGCTGGTCGAGGCGTGGCGGCGGCATCCCGAGGGATCGCTGGGCACGCTGCGCATCGCGGGCGACGGGGAGCTGCGGCCGCTGGCCGAGCAGGTGGCCGCCGAGCGTACGGACGTGGAATATCTGGGCATCCTCGACCGCGAGGGGATGCGCAAGGTCCGTGACGCGTCGGCCGTGGTGATCGCGACGCCGACCTGGAACGACGTCCTGCCCACGGTGATCCTGGAGGCGATGGCCGCGGGCCGGCCGGTGCTGGGCACCGCGGTGGGCGGCATTCCGTACCTGGTCGGCGAGGACGCCGGGTGGGTCGTCGCGCCGGAGGCTGATGCGCTGGCCCCCGCCCTTGTGCGGGCCCGAGCCGAGGCCGCGGCCGTGGCGCCTGCCGCTCGAGCTCGCTACCAGCGGCTGTTCCACCCCGAGGTGCTCACCCCGAAGCTGATCGGGATCTATCAAGGTCTGCTCCGCGGATAG
- a CDS encoding arylsulfotransferase family protein, with protein MPDVTITVAADGTVPGSIFLTPASGAGLWGPLIVDETGSPVWFKKVPDPATVAIDLKAQRYRNKPVLTWWEGTIGGTGGQGVGQGEFVIADQSYREITRVRAAGTEQADQHDLVITPQDTALFWVYDPIPYDLSPLGGPVDGVLHDGVLQEIDIATGKKLFEWRASDHVTLDESYAPRPVGESEHLPYDYFHANSVGLAADGSIIMSARHTWAVYKIDRRSGAVRWRLGGKKSDFEVDERTRFSWQHDFRQRRDGSYGLFDNGAGVTKEKEFSRGLVFRVDETARKTTFVAEFLHPERLSAPTQGSFRELADGGSFVGWGQMPHFTEHNPDGTVRLAGHLPLDNQSYRAYKAEWAGSPLDQPALGLRVEGGNVIVSASWNGATSVSRWRARWGTQPGALAGGQVEQARTGFETTLTVPGMPEYVVLEALAADGKVLGVSSAIPVRV; from the coding sequence TTGCCCGACGTCACGATCACCGTGGCGGCCGACGGCACCGTCCCGGGCTCGATCTTTCTCACCCCGGCCTCCGGCGCCGGCCTGTGGGGCCCGCTCATCGTCGACGAGACGGGCTCGCCGGTCTGGTTCAAAAAGGTGCCCGACCCGGCCACCGTCGCGATCGACCTCAAGGCCCAGCGATATCGGAACAAACCCGTGCTGACCTGGTGGGAGGGGACCATCGGGGGCACCGGAGGGCAGGGCGTCGGCCAGGGTGAGTTCGTGATCGCCGACCAGTCGTACCGGGAGATCACCCGGGTCCGCGCGGCCGGCACCGAGCAGGCCGACCAGCACGACCTCGTGATCACGCCGCAGGACACGGCGCTCTTCTGGGTCTACGACCCCATCCCGTACGACCTGAGCCCGCTCGGCGGTCCGGTCGACGGCGTGCTGCACGACGGCGTGCTCCAGGAGATCGACATCGCGACCGGGAAGAAGCTCTTCGAGTGGCGGGCGAGTGATCACGTGACGCTCGACGAGTCGTACGCGCCGCGCCCGGTCGGAGAATCGGAACACCTCCCGTACGACTATTTCCACGCGAACTCGGTCGGCCTGGCCGCGGACGGCAGCATCATCATGTCGGCCCGGCACACGTGGGCCGTCTACAAGATCGATCGCAGGTCCGGCGCGGTGCGGTGGCGGCTCGGCGGCAAGAAGTCGGATTTCGAGGTCGACGAGCGGACCAGGTTCTCCTGGCAGCACGACTTCCGGCAGCGGCGCGACGGGTCGTACGGGCTGTTCGACAACGGCGCCGGGGTGACCAAGGAGAAGGAGTTCTCGCGCGGCCTGGTGTTCCGGGTCGACGAGACCGCGCGGAAGACGACGTTCGTGGCCGAGTTCCTGCACCCCGAGCGCCTGTCCGCGCCCACCCAGGGCAGCTTCCGGGAGCTGGCCGACGGCGGCTCGTTCGTCGGCTGGGGACAGATGCCGCACTTCACCGAGCACAACCCGGACGGCACCGTACGCCTCGCCGGGCACCTGCCGCTCGACAACCAGTCGTACCGCGCCTACAAGGCCGAATGGGCCGGCTCCCCGCTCGACCAACCCGCCCTGGGGCTGCGGGTCGAGGGCGGCAACGTGATCGTCTCGGCCAGCTGGAACGGCGCCACCTCGGTGTCGCGGTGGCGGGCGCGGTGGGGCACCCAGCCCGGCGCCCTCGCCGGTGGCCAGGTCGAGCAGGCCCGGACGGGCTTCGAGACAACCCTGACCGTGCCGGGAATGCCCGAGTACGTGGTGCTCGAGGCGCTGGCCGCCGACGGAAAGGTGCTGGGTGTCTCATCGGCGATCCCCGTACGCGTTTGA
- a CDS encoding alpha/beta fold hydrolase, which yields MTEFLTVDGGTIAYELTGAGPLVVLAHGMGDSRDAYRFVVPQLVAAGYRVANVDIRGSGESSAAWPSYSRTDIAGDLIAVVRHLGGPAVLVGHSISGGAVTIAAAQAPDLVEGIVELTPFTRAQAIKPADIRVKSYRSGMTRLLMTNVLGSVKWWHRYLDAAFPGRKPADWDSQLQRNATSLAEPGRMKALQKMGRTTPADAAAQLANVRCPVLIVEGSLDPDWADPRAEGEAIVAELPTGLGKLEVIEGAGHYPHTQYPEETVAVLLPFLKAYARA from the coding sequence ATGACCGAGTTCCTGACCGTCGACGGCGGCACCATCGCCTACGAACTGACCGGCGCAGGGCCGCTGGTCGTCCTCGCCCACGGCATGGGCGACAGCCGCGACGCCTACCGGTTCGTCGTACCCCAGCTCGTGGCGGCCGGCTATCGCGTCGCCAACGTCGACATCCGCGGCAGCGGCGAGTCCAGCGCCGCGTGGCCTTCCTATTCCCGTACGGACATCGCCGGTGACCTCATCGCGGTGGTGCGCCACCTCGGCGGTCCCGCCGTGCTCGTCGGCCACTCGATCTCCGGCGGGGCCGTCACCATCGCCGCCGCGCAAGCGCCCGACCTGGTCGAGGGGATCGTCGAGCTGACCCCGTTCACCCGCGCCCAAGCCATCAAGCCGGCCGACATACGGGTCAAGTCGTACCGGAGCGGGATGACGCGGCTGCTGATGACGAACGTCCTGGGCAGCGTGAAATGGTGGCACCGCTACCTCGACGCGGCCTTCCCCGGTCGCAAACCCGCCGACTGGGACTCACAGTTACAGCGCAACGCCACGTCACTGGCCGAACCCGGACGCATGAAAGCGCTGCAGAAAATGGGCCGCACCACACCGGCCGACGCCGCGGCGCAGCTGGCCAACGTACGCTGCCCCGTCCTGATCGTCGAAGGCTCGCTCGACCCCGACTGGGCCGACCCGCGCGCCGAAGGCGAGGCGATCGTCGCCGAGCTCCCCACAGGCCTGGGCAAACTCGAAGTGATCGAGGGGGCGGGTCACTACCCGCACACGCAGTACCCGGAGGAGACCGTCGCGGTGCTGCTTCCCTTCCTCAAGGCGTACGCCCGTGCCTAG
- a CDS encoding TetR/AcrR family transcriptional regulator, with amino-acid sequence MPRAGLDPAAVTLAAAGLADEVGLHNVTMGTLAQRLGVRAPSLYKHIDSQADLNRRIALLAAEELADTLREALQGRAGRDALAAAAHAMRAYFVDHPGRYAATVRLGVTGPDDPLALAGGRVFNSLAAVLSGYNIDPADTVHALRLLRSLFHGFATIEAQGGFEMDTDINESFEWLIDFIDRGLQSPK; translated from the coding sequence GTGCCTAGGGCCGGCCTCGACCCGGCGGCCGTGACGCTGGCCGCCGCAGGCCTGGCCGACGAGGTGGGCCTGCACAACGTGACCATGGGCACGCTGGCCCAACGGCTGGGGGTGCGGGCGCCGTCGCTCTACAAACACATCGACTCACAGGCCGACCTCAACCGGCGCATCGCCCTGCTGGCCGCCGAGGAACTCGCCGACACGCTGCGCGAGGCCCTGCAAGGACGCGCCGGCCGTGACGCGCTCGCCGCGGCAGCCCACGCCATGCGCGCCTACTTCGTCGACCACCCCGGCCGCTACGCGGCGACTGTCCGGCTCGGCGTGACCGGGCCGGACGACCCGCTCGCGCTGGCCGGGGGCCGGGTATTCAACTCCTTGGCGGCGGTGCTGTCCGGCTACAACATCGACCCGGCCGACACCGTGCACGCCTTGCGGTTGCTGCGCAGCTTGTTCCACGGGTTCGCCACCATCGAGGCCCAGGGCGGCTTCGAGATGGACACCGACATCAACGAGTCCTTCGAGTGGCTCATCGACTTCATCGACCGGGGCCTTCAAAGCCCCAAATAG
- a CDS encoding DUF5615 family PIN-like protein, translated as MRILLDEDVPRPVVALLRHVLRGHDVDHVQEIKWAGKKDLVLYQDAKRAGYDVVVTNDAAQMSDPDECRAVKKTGMHRVSYRQRHPGLRGLATAVASLVAAMPDVVAELANADGQRLIAITGIDPTRQRYTIVDPRRNPPPYWPR; from the coding sequence ATGCGGATTCTGCTTGATGAGGATGTCCCGCGGCCGGTAGTAGCTCTGTTGCGCCACGTGCTCCGAGGGCATGACGTCGACCACGTCCAGGAGATCAAGTGGGCCGGCAAGAAGGATCTGGTGCTCTACCAGGACGCAAAGCGGGCCGGCTACGACGTGGTGGTCACAAATGATGCCGCTCAGATGTCGGACCCGGACGAATGCAGGGCGGTAAAGAAAACCGGCATGCACCGGGTGTCCTACAGGCAGCGCCACCCGGGTTTGCGCGGCCTGGCCACTGCGGTCGCGTCGCTGGTAGCGGCGATGCCGGATGTGGTCGCGGAGTTGGCCAACGCGGACGGCCAACGGTTGATCGCGATTACGGGGATTGACCCCACGCGTCAGCGTTACACGATCGTGGACCCGCGCCGGAATCCGCCGCCATACTGGCCAAGGTAG
- a CDS encoding DUF433 domain-containing protein — MAYEPRIASALSGATRSQLDYWRREELLVPEVSATRPLLYSFRDLIALRTFVYLRESRPLQTIRKAMNSLRDIGETEHLSKYRFVTQGRRGIALVQSSGEGAVELVERPGHQLTVLALGDVLRSFPLDSIEVPNLAHPRPKLSVNPAVRRGYPVVAGTRVGYDLVAGLVRDGVSPAEIKEYYPGVSAEAARDAVSFADYVDRAAGRTAA; from the coding sequence ATGGCCTACGAACCGCGCATCGCCTCCGCGCTGTCCGGTGCCACTCGTAGCCAGTTGGACTACTGGCGCCGGGAGGAGCTGCTGGTTCCTGAGGTGTCAGCCACTCGACCGCTGCTGTACTCCTTCCGTGATCTGATCGCCCTGCGGACGTTCGTGTACCTGCGTGAGTCTCGGCCGCTTCAGACCATCCGCAAGGCAATGAACAGCCTGCGTGACATTGGCGAGACCGAGCATCTCTCGAAGTATCGGTTTGTCACGCAGGGCAGGCGCGGGATCGCTCTGGTACAGAGCAGTGGTGAGGGCGCCGTTGAACTGGTCGAGAGGCCGGGACACCAACTGACTGTGCTCGCGCTCGGTGACGTGCTGCGGTCGTTCCCCCTCGACAGCATCGAGGTGCCGAACCTTGCCCATCCTCGCCCGAAGCTCTCTGTCAACCCCGCGGTGCGGCGAGGCTATCCGGTGGTCGCAGGCACGCGGGTGGGATATGACCTCGTTGCCGGTCTGGTCCGTGACGGGGTTTCTCCTGCCGAGATCAAGGAGTACTACCCCGGCGTGAGCGCTGAGGCGGCCCGTGATGCGGTGTCGTTCGCTGACTACGTTGATCGTGCTGCGGGGCGCACGGCAGCCTGA